In the Flavobacteriales bacterium genome, CGGATGGACAGCTCACCGTGAAGCTCGCTGGCAAGCTGCACACTGTGCAGGATGTGGAGGAAGTGGTGATATCCATGCCCGCCCCGGGGTCCGTGGTGCGCGTGAAGGACGTGGCCATGGTGGTGGATGGCGTGGCCGACCCCACTTCGGTGAGCCGCTACAACGGTCGTGAAGGCATCGGCCTGCTCATCAAGAAACAGGGCGATGCGAACGCGGTGGACGTGAGCGCCGCCGTGCGCGCGGAACTGGCTCGCATCGAAGCCGAGGAAGCCGCCTTCGGCACGCGCTTCATCATCGCATCGGACAGCACCGACACCACCATGGAGGCGGTGAACGCCGTGCTCTTCGACCTGGGCCTGGCCATCGTGCTCGTCAGCATCGTCATGCTCCTGTTCCTGCGCAGCCTGCGCAACTCGCTCATCGTACTGGTGGCCATCCCGGCCTCGCTCGTGAGCGCATTCGTGGCCATGGGCCTCTTCGGCTACACACTCAATCTGATGACGCTGCTGGCCATGTCGCTCATCATCGGCATCCTGGTGGATGACAGCATCGTGATCCTGGAGAACATCCAGCGCTACCTGGACAAGGGTCTGGATAAGCGCCAGGCCGCACTCATCGGCCGCGCGGAGATCGGCTTCTCGGCCTTGTCCATCACCCTCGTGGATGTGGTGGTCTTTCTCCCCATCATCTTCGTGCAGGTCTTCGTGGCCGACCTGCTCAAGCAGTTCAGCGTGGTGGTGGTGGTCTCCACCCTTATGAGCCTCTTCGTCAGTTTCACGCTCACTCCATGGCTGGCCTCGCGCATGGGCCAGCGCGAGGACCTGAAGCCCACCACCAGTTGGGCCCGCGCCCTGCTCCGCTTCGAGCATGGCCTGGACCAACTGAACGAATGGTATGCCCGTCAGCTCCGCTGGGTGTTGACGCACCGGGCCGCCTTCCTTGGCATCGTGCTGCTACTATTCGCGGCCATGGGAGCCATCATCAAGCAAGGCATCATGACCAAGGAGCTCATCGCCACCGGCGACCAAGGCATCTTCCGCCTCACCTTGGAATACGACAAACAAGTGCCTTTGCAGGAGAACAACCTGCGCAGCCGCGCGCTGGAGGAGCATATGTTGCAACGGCCCGAGGTGGCCAATGTCTTCAGCAACGTAGGTGGCCCCAGCACCGGCATCGGCAGCATGGGCGTGGGTGCCGAATACCGCAGTGAGCTCACCATCGACCTGGTGCCTAAGGCCCAGCGCGACGGCCGCAGTACCGAAGCCACCATGATGATGCTTCGCGAAGATCTGCTTCAGCACTTCCCTGGTGTGGACATCACGATGGCCACCATCGGCCTGGTGCCGCGCAGCGCCCCGGTGGAGATCACCCTGAGCGGCGCTAACAGGGACCTGGTGATGCGCACGGCCCACATCCTGAAGGACACCCTCGCTGGCATACCCGGCGCCAACAACGTGCGCCTGAGCATCGAAAGCGGCGCTCCTGAGCTGCAGGTACACCTGGACCGCGACCGCATGGCGCAGCTAGGCCTTGGCACCGCTGCCGTGGGCGCCACCCTGCGCAATGCCCTCGCCGGCAACGATGATGCGCGCCTCTTCCAGGATGGCACTGAGTACCCCATCCGCGTTCGCGTGGACGACATTCAACGGCGCGATGCGCAGGACATGGAGCGCCTCCTCTTCGTGAACGCGGCCGGTATGCCCGTGCGGCTGGCGCAGTTCGCCACCGTGGAACGTCACGAACCGCCTGCCATGGTGGAGCGCCTGGACCGCATGAGCGCCGTGACCCTCACCGCCGATGCCCTGGGTCGAGGTTCGGGCAGCGTGGCCGATGATGTGGTGGCCTACCTGGGCAACAATCCCTTGCCCGAAGAGGTGCGCCTCACCTGGGGCAGCGATGTGAAGCGGCAGAACGACAGCTTCGGCGCACTGGGCGGCGCACTGCTCATCTCCTTCATCCTCGTCTACCTAGTGATGGTGGCCCTCTATGACAGCTTCCTCTACCCTTTCGTGGTGCTCTTCAGCATCCCCGTGGCCGTCATCGGTGCCTTCCTCGCGCTCAATCTCAGCCTGTCTTCGCTCAGCCTGTTCACGCTGCTGGGGCTCATCATGCTGCTGGGCCTGGTGGCCAAGAACGCCATCCTCATCGTGGACCGTACCAACCAGCTGAAGGCCGAGGGCATGCACTACGTGGAAGCGCTGGTGGAGGCCGGCCGCACCCGCCTGCGCCCCATCCTCATGACCACCATCGCCATGGTCTTCGGAATGCTGCCCATCGCACTGGCCACCGGCACCGGCAGCGAATGGAAGAACGGCCTGGCCTGGGTCATCATCGGCGGCCTCACCAGCAGCATGCTGCTCACCGTGTACCTGGTTCCGGTGATGTACCACCTGCTGGAAGGAGCGAAGAACACCGTGGCAGGCTGGCGCATCGCCTCATCGAACAGGTCGGCAGCCGCCCCCTGAACAACGATCGATCATCGAACAACAACACCTCAAGACCATGTCCACCACTACGACGAACCCCACCCTGCGCGCCGCGATCAAATTCCGCCACCTGTCCGATGCCATCCGAAGCGATCGGGCCATGATCGACCAGGCCCGGGAACGCATGGCCGGGAAACTGAAGCAGGCGGAAGAACTCGCCGCGCTCCATGGGGATGCCGCCTTCCGCGCGGCGTTCGACGCACAGCTCCAGCTGCTCCGCCTTCCACAGCAGCAGGTCATGGACCTGTTGAAGAATGCTGCGGATCTCCTCATGGACGGCGCTTCACCCGAGGTGAACTGGCCGTTGATGCAGGAACAGCTCCAACTGGTCTCCACACACTTCAGGGACATGGCCTCGCTCCCCCTTGGCGCCGCTGACAGTGCCGAACAAGGCGATTGGCATACCCTGTGGCAGGTGATGGCAGCTGATCTGGAGGCGATCCGCGGCATCTGCACTGCCGCTTACTTCAAAGCGCATCTCCTCGCCGAGCTGGGTGCCGCAAAGGCGGACGAGCTCACCGCCACCATCCTCAAATACATCCCCCACAAGTACTCCATCGCCGAGGCCGAACGCTACGAGCGCGACTACCTCGAAGCCATGCAGGCCATCAAGGAGGAAGCCGGCAAGCAGGCGAACCTTTGGGACCGTGTGCTCAACGTTATCGCAGGAGCCATTCCCTTCGAGCAGTCGCCTGCCGAACGTGTGATGATGCAGCGCTGGGTGAATGGCGAGAAAGGCGAGCTGTGACCCGAAGGGGACCAAGGCGCGCTATATCTCCTCGAAATGCGCCGTGAAGTGCCGTAGGAAACGCGGCTCCTTGATGATGCGGTAGCCGCGCACCTGCTCGCGGGTGCGCATGATCTCCTCGAAGGTCTCGGCCACGTATTCCATGTGGCTCTGGGTGTATACGCGGCGCGGAATGGCCAGGCGCACCAGTTCCATGGGCGAGGGCTTCAGTGAACCATCGGGCAGATAGGTGCCGAACATGACCGAGCCGATCTCCACGCTGCGGATGCCGCCCAGCCGGTAGAGCTCGCACACGAGCGCCTGGCCAGGGTACTGTTCCGGCGGGATGTGCGGGTAGAGCGCTTTGGCATCGATGTACACCGCGTGGCCCCCGACGGGACGCATCAGCGGAACGCCCAGTTCATGCAGCTGGCGGCCCACGAAGGTGGTGCTCTTGATGCGGTAGTCCAGGTAGTGGGGATCGAAGACCTCCTGCAGGCCGATGGCGATGGCCTCCATGTCGCGCCCGCTGAGGCCGCCGTAGGTGGTGAAGCCCTCGGTGATGATGAGCAGGTTAATGCAGGCCTCGGCCAGCGCCGCATCACGCAGGGCGAGGAAGCCGCCCATGTTCACGAGGGCATCCTTCTTGGCGCTCATGATGGCCCCATCGGCCAGGGCGAACAGGCGTTGCGCGATCTGGCGGTAGGTAAGCCCCTCCATGCCCTCCTCGCGGTCCTTGATGAACCAACTGTTCTCCGCGATGCGGCAGCAGTCCAGCAGGAAGGGCACCCCATGGCGCTTGCAGATGGCGGCCACGCCCTCGGCATTGGCCTTGCTCACCGGTTGTCCGCCGCCGCTGTTGTTGGTGACGGTGAGGATGACGGCGCCGACATGGCCCTTGTGCTCCTTGAGCAGGTGGTCCAGCTGAGCCACGTCCATGTTGCCCTTGAAGGGGTGCATGAGCGCGGGGTCGCGTCCTTCGGCGATGGGGATGTCGATGGCGGTAGCGCCGGTGAACTCGATGTTGGCGCGGGTGGTGTCGAAGTGGGTGTTGCTGATGAAGACCTTGCCCGGACCGCCCAGATGGCCGTAAAGGATGCGCTCGGCGGCGCGGCCCTGGTGGGTGGGCAGCACGTGCTCCATGCCGGTGAGGTCCTGCACCTCGGCGAGCATGCGTTCCCAGCTGCGCGAACCGGCGTAGGCCTCGTCGCCCTCCATCATGCCGGCCCATTGGTGCGCGCTCATGGCGCTGGTCCCGCTGTCGGTCATCAGGTCGATGATGACATCGCGCGAGCGGAGCAGGAACGGGTTGTAGTGGGCCTCCTTGAGATACCCCACGCGCTGCTCCTCGGTGCTGAGACCGATGGGTTCCACGCTCTTGATGCGGAAGGGTTCGATGATGGTGCGGTGCTTCATGGGCGGATGTCCGGGCCGGGAGGTACGGACCGTAGCGGACAAAACTGTCCGTTGTTTGCGGCACCTCGCATGACGAGCATCACCCCACCAAGGACCAGGGGGCGGAACTGACGCTGCTCACCTTTGGCGAACAGGGCGGCCATGTACTTTCGCGCGCCGATCGTCCCCTCATGTTCTCCAAGGCCTGTGAATACGGCATCCGCGCCGCCATGTGCATCGCCTCCTGCGGCCGCATGGGCGAGCGGCTGGGGTTGCATGAAGTGGCGGAACGCACCGGGTCACCGGAGGCCTTCACGGCCAAGGTGCTCCGAAAGATGGTGGAGGGCGGGCTGATCGATTCGCAGCGCGGGCCCAACGGCGGCTTCCTCATCACCCCCGACCAGGCGAAGAGGATCCGCCTCAGCCGCATCGTGGACCTCATCGACGGCGACTCCGTCTACAAGGGCTGCGGCCTGGGCCTTGATGCCTGCGATGCCCGCAAGCCCTGCCCGCTGCACGACCAGTTCGCCAAGGTGCGCGCCGACCTGCGCCGCATGCTGGAGGGCACCACCCTGCACGACGTGGTGGACGGAGTCCCTCTTGATAAGATCATCCTGAAGCGCTGAGCCGGCCTCCCGGTGGGAGCACCGGCATCCGAGCACGGTCTATTTATCGACCTTTTTATCTGTTTTTTCTGTTTTATGGATACTTTTGTCCAGTTCTAACCCTCAAGCCTCCCTCCCCGAACCACACCTGACGTCATGCACGAGCGCACGTTCCCGTTCCGGTCCAAGGCCATGCCGCTGGCGGTGAGCATGGCCATGATCGCTCCCACGCCGCTCCTTGCACAAAGCGGCACCGCCGGCTGGCTCTCCAGCCCGGGGGTGGTGGGCACCCTGGTTCTGCTGGGCATCGTGCTCCTGGTGGCCGCCCTGGTGGTGAGCGCGAAGGTGGACCGGTTGCTGCGTTCACTTCGCCGCAAGGGTGCCGGGGACGGCGCGATGGCCCGGCTCGGCGAGCGCGGCCTGGTGAGCACCTACAGCAACGAACCCGACAACCCCCTGGTGGATGAGAAGAAGCCCCAGGAGATGGTGATGGAGGTGCAGCCCGGACTGCGCCGGATGATCGTGTGGTACCTGGGCTGTGCGGTGAGCTGGCTGGTGATCGGCACCCTGATCGGCCAGTACGTGGGCATGAAGTTCGTGTGGCCCGACATGGACCAGCAGTCCTGGCTGTCTTTCGGCCGTCTGCGACCGGTGCACACCAACACCGTGTTCTGGGGTTGGGCCTCGCTGGCCATGATCGGCCTGGGCTACTTCGTGGTGGCGCGCACCTCGGCCGCCGCCATCCCCAGCCTGCGCCGCGGCTGGCGCGCGCTGGGCTGGATGAACCTGGGCATCCTCTCCGGCAACCTCTTCCTGATGGCCGGCATCAACAACGGCGGCGGCGAGTACCGCGAGTACATCTGGCCGGCCGTGCTGCCCTTCGCCTGGGGGCT is a window encoding:
- a CDS encoding efflux RND transporter permease subunit, whose amino-acid sequence is MNLTRIAIERPSLIIVLFGVLFLGGIVAYKGLGVEMMPDFSQPVITIRTMYPGAAPEEVANSVTRPVEDALSALERVDFISSRSLANASIVIVNFKYGADLDLAMQDAQRRIDNIRKDLPEGLQPPVMSKVSPNDLPIMSLSVLSDRSAPEFHQHLVDQLLPRIQQLKGVAEITLLGGEQREVQVKVDQERLLLHKVALPQVSEAILRAGREVPAGAVRTTDGQLTVKLAGKLHTVQDVEEVVISMPAPGSVVRVKDVAMVVDGVADPTSVSRYNGREGIGLLIKKQGDANAVDVSAAVRAELARIEAEEAAFGTRFIIASDSTDTTMEAVNAVLFDLGLAIVLVSIVMLLFLRSLRNSLIVLVAIPASLVSAFVAMGLFGYTLNLMTLLAMSLIIGILVDDSIVILENIQRYLDKGLDKRQAALIGRAEIGFSALSITLVDVVVFLPIIFVQVFVADLLKQFSVVVVVSTLMSLFVSFTLTPWLASRMGQREDLKPTTSWARALLRFEHGLDQLNEWYARQLRWVLTHRAAFLGIVLLLFAAMGAIIKQGIMTKELIATGDQGIFRLTLEYDKQVPLQENNLRSRALEEHMLQRPEVANVFSNVGGPSTGIGSMGVGAEYRSELTIDLVPKAQRDGRSTEATMMMLREDLLQHFPGVDITMATIGLVPRSAPVEITLSGANRDLVMRTAHILKDTLAGIPGANNVRLSIESGAPELQVHLDRDRMAQLGLGTAAVGATLRNALAGNDDARLFQDGTEYPIRVRVDDIQRRDAQDMERLLFVNAAGMPVRLAQFATVERHEPPAMVERLDRMSAVTLTADALGRGSGSVADDVVAYLGNNPLPEEVRLTWGSDVKRQNDSFGALGGALLISFILVYLVMVALYDSFLYPFVVLFSIPVAVIGAFLALNLSLSSLSLFTLLGLIMLLGLVAKNAILIVDRTNQLKAEGMHYVEALVEAGRTRLRPILMTTIAMVFGMLPIALATGTGSEWKNGLAWVIIGGLTSSMLLTVYLVPVMYHLLEGAKNTVAGWRIASSNRSAAAP
- a CDS encoding tryptophanase, giving the protein MKHRTIIEPFRIKSVEPIGLSTEEQRVGYLKEAHYNPFLLRSRDVIIDLMTDSGTSAMSAHQWAGMMEGDEAYAGSRSWERMLAEVQDLTGMEHVLPTHQGRAAERILYGHLGGPGKVFISNTHFDTTRANIEFTGATAIDIPIAEGRDPALMHPFKGNMDVAQLDHLLKEHKGHVGAVILTVTNNSGGGQPVSKANAEGVAAICKRHGVPFLLDCCRIAENSWFIKDREEGMEGLTYRQIAQRLFALADGAIMSAKKDALVNMGGFLALRDAALAEACINLLIITEGFTTYGGLSGRDMEAIAIGLQEVFDPHYLDYRIKSTTFVGRQLHELGVPLMRPVGGHAVYIDAKALYPHIPPEQYPGQALVCELYRLGGIRSVEIGSVMFGTYLPDGSLKPSPMELVRLAIPRRVYTQSHMEYVAETFEEIMRTREQVRGYRIIKEPRFLRHFTAHFEEI
- a CDS encoding Rrf2 family transcriptional regulator is translated as MFSKACEYGIRAAMCIASCGRMGERLGLHEVAERTGSPEAFTAKVLRKMVEGGLIDSQRGPNGGFLITPDQAKRIRLSRIVDLIDGDSVYKGCGLGLDACDARKPCPLHDQFAKVRADLRRMLEGTTLHDVVDGVPLDKIILKR